A window of Fibrobacter sp. UWB15 genomic DNA:
GTAACCGGTAATGTTGGCCTGCGACCTGCAAAAAGCAGTCCAAGTCGCAACACCTTGGTCATCCGTAATATCGCCACCATCTACACTGCAAGTACAAGTAATCGGGAAGCCGTTCACCTGAAGCGGAGAGCAGGTAATCGGATAGTTTGCCCCCTTGTAGGTCACGACGACAGAAGCACCGAACTGACCGGAAGCGGCATAAGTGATATTGCCACTGGAGGTGCTCTTCTGGGTTCCGTCATCCACACCGCCAGTAGTGGTCCATGCGTAAACGGACTTGGCGACTTCAACCGGATCAAATCCAGCAAACTTCGAATTCGGAGAGAATTTCCACTTAACGGATTCACCCTTGCTAATGGTAGCCTTTTCCGGAGCGCAAGTACCGAAGGTATCGTCGCTAACAATTTCCATGCTGCTAGAAGAAGGATCACCCGGATCAACGACAATCATCGAAGAAGAAGAAGGCTTTTCGACAATCACGAACGGGTCTCTAGAAGCCGAAGAGCTCGGATTCTGGTTCTGGTTCTGATTCTGCTGTCCCTGGTTCGGATCATCAATCGGATCCGGATTTACATCAACCGGTTCATCGCCATTAAGGTAAGCCTGATACTGAACATAGCAGCCAGGATCTTCTTTACAGCTGGTCAAGGCATCATTCTTCAGAGTAACAAGTTCGCTGCTAGGACCGCCCGTTGCCGGATCCAAAGCATAAAGACGCAGCATAACTTCATCTTCACCACTCATCTGGTTAATATTACCATCACCGCAAGCCCAAAAGCTTGCTGCAGCGATAGCAGCTAACGAGACTCCTGCTAAAAGTTTCTTATTCATAATAAAACCTCTTTGACCGAAAAATACATTATTCAAATTGAAAATGCTACAACCGCACCAAAATTAGTGCTTAAAAGCACATATTTTTTGCATACAAAATTTGCAACCGTTCATCAATGTAAACCCGAGTTTACCTATACGAAAAATAGGGCAAAAACGGGGCTAATTACGGGTCTTCGTCTACCGAAATCTTGCGCTGACCGGTAATAAACTGGTGCACATAGGGGTTGCTGGTGTTCTTGATTTCGTCCACCGTTCCCACTTCGATAATACGGCCATTATACAGCATGGCAATACGGTCGGCCACCTTGAAGGCGCTCACCATGTCATGAGTCACCACCACCGAGGTCACGCCGAGCTTGCTCTGCATATCGAGAATCAAGTCGTTGATCACGTCGCTGGTAATGGGGTCGAGACCGGTCGTAGGTTCATCGTACAAAAGGATTTCGGGGTTCAAGGCGATGGCGCGGGCAAGGGCCACACGCTTGCGCATACCGCCCGAAAGTTCAGACGGCATCTTGGTACGGAATTCCGGCACCAGGTTGATCATCTTGAGCTTTTCGGTCACCACGTCCTGGATTTCGGCTTCGCTCATTTCCGGGTGGTGTTCACGCAAGGCAAACGCGATATTTTCGCCGGTGTCCATGGAGTCAAAAAGCGCGCCCATCTGGAACAGCATCCCCATTTTGCGACGAATCGTATGCGTATCGAAGAACTTGGGCGTACTGATTGTCACGCCATCCACAGTCACCTCGCCGCCATCGGGCTGCAAAAGCCCGATCATGTGCTTTAGAATCACGGACTTGCCGCCACCGGACTTGCCGATAATCACCATGGTCTCACCACGGCGAATATCCAGGTTCACGTCGCAAAGAACGTCCTGCGGACCAAAGGACTTCTTGAGGCCTTTGAGGCGAATGGCGATATCGTTCGGGTCTATTTTTACGTTTGGCATAGTGACACCTTAGAAGAATAGGATAGCGTCCAAAACAAAGTCTGCAATCAAAATCATGAGGCAGCTGGATACCACCACGCTCATGGTAGCGATTCCCACGCCGCGGGCACCTGCCTTGGCATTAATACCATGGTAGTAACCTAGCAAGAAAATCAAGGTTCCGAATACAAAAGACTTGAGCGTCCCCGACCACAAATCCATGGGATCGAACAGGTACTGCATGCCGGTCACATAAGTGTAGGTCGTGATATCGAGGCCGAGCACGCAAACGATCCAGCCACCGATAATACCCAGCGCATTCGAAATAACGGTAAGGCAAGGCACCATGGTAAAGAAGGCCACAAAGCGTGGCATCGCCAAATAGCGGTAAGTATCGAGACCGAGCACCGTGTAGGCGGCGAGTTCCTCTTTTTCTTTCATGGAACCGAGCTCTGCAGCGATAGCAGAACCGACGCGGCCCGAAAGCACAATGGCCGTAAGCAAGGGGCCAAGCTCAATCAAAATCATCTTACAGGCGGCCGTTCCCACGAACTTGTCGGCCACCAGGTTGTGGAATTCGAACTCGGCCTGCACCGTAGCCACCATGCCCGTAAAGATAGACGTCACGAACAAAAGCGGCAAAGACGACACACCAATCGAAATCATCTGCTTTACAATGAGCACCGGATTCTTGTGGATAAAGCGCAGCTGCTTAAGGGTGTTCAACAAGATGCAAACGACTTCGCCAATAGCCGAGATACCGGTTACGAGAACCTCACCAAACCAGATAAACGGGGCTAACAGCAACTGCATCTAGGACTCCTTAGTAACTTCCGAAATCGGTTGCTCCCATGTCGCCGGCATCGTCGTAGGCATAGGCTTCGCCGCCGCCTTCGCCTTCGGGTGCTGCATCGTAGAACGTGGTATATTCCGGAATGAAGGTCATGGGAATATCCTTGACCGAACCGTTACGGTGCTTTGCCACAATCAGTTCTGCAGTATGTTTGTCTTCTTCGCGGTGAGTCTGCACGAACTTACGTTCCACAAACCACACCATATCGGCATCCTGTTCGATAGAACCCGATTCACGCAAGTCCGAAAGTTGCGGGCGTTCGCGGCCCTTTTCTTCGACTTTACGGCTAAGCTGTGCAAGCGCGATGACCGGGATCTGCATTTCCTTGGCAAGAATCTTGAGGCCGCGGGAAATGGCACCGATAGCGACAGCGCGGTTTTCTTCTTTACCCGTCTTCATGAGCTGCAGGTAGTCGATAATCAGCAAGTCGAGTTTGCCCTTGCGTTTGAGCTGGCGGGCCTTGCTCATAAGTTCCATAATGCCCAAGTCGGCGTTATCGTCCACATAGAGCGGGGCCTTCTGAATCGGCGTCACGGCGGCAATCAGCTTTTTCTTTTCGTCGCTGTTGAGGTAGCCGTTACGGAGCTTACTCTGGTCAATCTGCGCTTGTGAACAAAGTAAACGTTGGGCCAGCTGAACACCGTCCATTTCCAAGCTGAAAAACGCCACATTCTGCTGGAAGTTGATTGCCGCGTTTGCAGCAATCGTAAGCGCGAAAGACGTCTTACCCACACCGGGGCGCGCTGCGAGAATAATCAAGTCGGACTTTTGAAGTCCGTTCGTGAGTTCGTCGAGTTCGGTAATGCCCGTGCGAATGCCCGTAATGCCGTCTTTGCGGTTGTTCAGGCGTTCCAAAAGCGGAGTCACAAAATTCTGGATTGGCTTCAGGGAATCGCGAATCTGGTCGTCGGCAATGGCGAAGATATCGCGTTCGGCATCTTGCAAAACTTCATCAGGTACAGCCGCCGGGTCCATGGCATTCTTGATGACCGCAGAAGAAGACTTAATCAACTTGCGGAGTGTCGCCTTCTTGCGCAAGAGTTCGATATGCCAGCTGGCGTTAGCCGAAGAGGCCACCGATTCCATGAGTTCAAACAGGTATTCGCGACCGCCCACAAGCGTAAGCTTGTTCATGGTCTCGAGTTCTGCCGCAAGCGTCACCAAGTCAATCGGCGTCACGTTGCGGTTGAGCGTACACAGGGCGGTCCAAATCAGCTGGTGCTTTTCCAAGTAGAAAAAGCTTTCGTCCTTGATGATCATGATGGCTTCGCCCATCACGTCGGGATCGCGCAAAATACTTCCCAAGAGGCAACGTTCGGCTTCCAGGTCCATCGGAACCTGGCGACCTTCGTAAGAATTCTGTTGATTTTCAAAATCAGGCATCGTTGCCATCCATCATAATCTTAAGTTCTTTCAATTTACGCCACAGGGTCGCGCGGCTAATGCCCAAGCGCTTGCAGACTTCGGTGCGGTTTCCATTGCACACGCTCAAGGCACGCAGAATATGCCTGCGTTCCATTTCTTCAAGCGGCAAGAGTTCGTCGTCCGCATCGCTTTCGGCGGCGGGTTTCTTTTCTGTTTTCGCGCTGCTTTCAAACGAGATTCCCGGCAAGTCGATTGGTTCTGCTTCGATTACCTGGGGGTCGACATTGTGGTCGCCCTTGATGTGCGGAATCGCCATCGTCTGTTCGCGGGCACAGGCCTGCACCTCTTCGGGCAAGTCTTCCAGGCGAATCACGCCGCCTTCAGCAAGCACGGTCGCATGTTCGATAATGTTTTCAAGTTCGCGAATGTTGCCCGGGTACGAATACTTGGTCAGCGCATACAGGGCTGCCGGTTCAAGGTCCACGATATCCTTACCCTGGGCGTCCTTGTTCTTCAAGATGAAATACTTGATCAGGTTCGGAAGCGCGGGCTTACGTTCGCGGAGCGGCGGCAAAAGCAAATGGAAGGTATTCAGACGGTAGTAAAGGTCTTCGCGGAAGCGGCCCTCTTGCATAGCCTCTTGCAAGTCGCGGTTCGTTGCAGCAAGCACACGCACATCCAGGTACTGCGGTTGGGTGTCGCCCACTCGCCTGATTTCGTGGCTTTGCAAAAAACGTAAAAGCTTGACTTGGGTCGCCGCCGAGAGTTCGCCGACTTCGTCCAAAAAGAGCGTTCCGCCGTTTGCGGATTCGAACAGGCCCTTCTTGTCGGCGGTAGAACCGGTATAAGAACCCTTCTTGCTACCGAAGAGTTCGCTTTCGACCAGGTTTTCGGGAATGGCGCCACAGTTTACCGCCACAAACGGTTCGCCCGCACGCTTGCTGTAGCGGTGAATCACGTTAGCGAGGAATTCCTTGCCCGAACCGGATTCGCCGGTAATGAGCACCGTACTGTTGGTAGGAGCTACCTTGTAAACGGTCTTTAGAATCTTGCGCATCTCGGGCGTGTTCCCGAGGAGGCCATCCAGCACCTGGGATTCCATGAGCTGGTTGTTTGACTTGTTCAGTTGCTGAGCACGCACCTTCTGGGCCGTCGATTCAAGTTGAGATATCGAAATCGGCTTTTTGAGGAAGGTGTTCGCACCGCGGGTAATGGCTGCGGCAGCGCCCTGCCAGTTGCGGTCGTCGCAAAGCACAAAGATTTCAATGCCCGGATGGCGCTCCTTCAAGAAGCTCACCATGTCCATATTGTCCTGCATTAAAAAGGGAACTTCGATAAACGCGAGGTCTATCGAATTCTTCTTGACGATGGGCATGAGGTCACTTTCGCGGGTGCAGGTGAACAACGTTGTCCCCGCAACCGACCAAGAGTGCTGGATATCGTCGATAAATTTCTGATCCAAGTCCGCGATCAGGATATTCATCGCGACCTACTTACGAATGGCTCTTGATGATTTCTTCGACCTTCGCGCGAAGGGCTTGCAAGTCAACCGGCTTGTTGAAGGTTGCCGCGGCATCAAAATGCTGGGCAGTCATCAGGTAGTCTTCGGCAGAGGTACGGCCACCGCCGCTCACGGCGATAGTGCGGTCACTCATGTTCAAACGGCGCAAGTCCAAAATCACTTCGTAACCATCGACGTCCGGCATAATAATGTCGGTAATGATTACGTCATAGGTCTTATTCTGGTAAAGAGTCTTGGCTTCTTTACCGTTCTTAGCCGTTTCTACATTGTAGCCCTTGATTTCAAGAGCGGACTTGAGCATCAAATTAAATTGCTCGTCGTCATCAATAATCAGGATCGTAGGCACTAGCCCTCCTTCGTTTCAGTTTCCATTGGCCAATATAGATAAAATGTAGTTCCTTCACCCAATGTTGTCTGCACCGTAAAGTAGGCATTTCCCTCTTTTAACAGCCTTAAGGCCGAAGAAAGACCTAGTCCTAAGCCTTCGCCAGGGGCCTTTGTGGTAAAAAACGGTGCAAAAATTCGTTCCAAGGTACCCGAATCCATACCCGTACCCGTATCTGAAATTTCAAACTTGGCATAGGCACCGGCAGGAACCGGCGGAGCATAGGGAGTCACTAGTTGGGATTCCAGGATTTCAGGATAAAGTTTAAATGTCAACGATCCGCCTGTCTGCTTCATGGCAAACAAAGCGTTATTCGCGAGGTTACTGATAATGCGGTCGAGAGACGCCACAATACCGCGAATTTTCAGGCTCTTGTCCAGTTCCTCGCTATGCACCTTCACGTTAGGCGGCAAGGTCAACGAAATCTTTCGGACCACGTCTTCGATAATCATGTAAGGCGAGAAAACAATGGCAGGAGTTGCGGCATTCGCATTGCCGCGAATGGCGCTCAGCAATTCGTTGAGCGAATCCTTGGCGCGGTTTGACGCCTTCAATGCTTCTGACACAAAAGAGAGCAACTGCGTCTTTTGATCTTCGATTTTTTCGAGTCCAAGCAATTCCTTCGTGAGTTCCAAGAACCCTAACTGGGCGCCAAGAATATTGTTGTAGTCATGAGCGAACGCGCCGCAAATGGTACCCAGTTCTTCAAGTCGCGAATGAATGAACTTCTGTTCACGCAACATGTTACGTTCGTATTCGAGCCTGCGCTGTTCGGTCATGTCCACCTTAAGGCACAACGTCTTGTAAGGGGCCTTGCCCTGCTGGATAATCGGGATGTACATGTTGTCGAAGGTCTGTACCAGTTCGCCCATACCCGTAAGGCGGTTCGCTTCGTCCTGGGAAATTTCGACGCCGTCTTTATCTTCGAAAGAGGTGTAGACTTTCGCTTCGCCCTTCTCACGGGCTTCTTTTTCGTAGATAGAAATATCTTCGTTATTGTCTCGGGCACCTTCGCGCGAGCCGCGCTTGGCTAGGTCCAGCTGGTTCTGCTTCTGGTAAACGCCCAGTTCACTCTTGTACCACACTCTAAAGGGCAGCGCGTTAATCAAGGTGTTCAGCACGTTTTCTTTTTCCGCCTTGATAGACGCTTCCTTGTTCAAACGATCCTGATAGCGCACCAGGTCATGAGTGTATTCCACATACTGTTCGTTCAGCGTTTTCAGGTTCTGCTGCAGCAACAAAGTCTTGGACTGGTCCATGAAAAAGGCGATGTTGACGACCGTCATGAGAGTCTGTCTGCACTTGAACAGGTAAATCTTCATGACGTGAGTTTCGCCGTTAATATTCATGCGGACATCGCTGTAAACCGATTCCTTGAAAAATTCGAGGTTCGGCGGCAAAACGTTCTTGATGGATTTTTCACACAAACTAATAGAAGACTGTCCCAAAAGTTTGGAGGCTCCATGGTTCACCGCCTTGATTCGTCCGGCATCATCGTAGTAGATGATACCGTCTTCAATCTTGGTAATCAACTTTTGCAAGAACCAGAAGGCGCCCATGTCCCTAAACCTTGCAGACGTGTAATACTGGCCGCAAAGCAGCGCCAGGAACAGCGTCAAGAACTGGTGCCAAACAATAAACTGGAACCCGCCATGCCAGGCGCCGAATTCCTTGATTACAGGAATGAGAAAATCAAAAAGAACCGCCACAATCAAGCACAGGGTAAAGGTACCGGCCATGTAGGCTCCCGTATGCCGCACCGTTTGGTCTAGCGAATTAAGGGAGCCCTGCAACAACTGGTAAATCACAATCAAGCAAGGCGGCAAGAAGAACAGCACATAGACAACGGTAAATGTCTTGAAAATCGGCATTCTTTCAAAGGGGTGGAAACCGAACAAGTCAAACTCGGGCACCACATCGGGGCAAAGCACGAACACGGTGGTTAAGGCGACAATCACAATCACGCCCACATAAGCAGACAATGCCTTGAAGATTGTGCGGCGGCTATACAGCACTATTTCGCACATGTCGTAAACGGCAACGCCTACACGCACCCAGCACAAGGCCTGCAACCCAAAGACCAGCTGGCGGCCAATATAGCGGCCAGATAGATCAGGCTCCATGGGTCCGTAAAAGAAGAGGATGCCCAGAATACTGCAAGCGTTCCAGGCAATATTTGCAAGCACCATCATACGCAAAGGTTTCGGCAGGCGGCGTACCGTCATCTTGCGTTCTAGCAACACGGGGTAATAAAAGGATACAATAAGGGCTAGCACCGAAAGTACCAAAAGGTACGGAGAATCGGAAAACAAGCTCTCTGCCATTTTATTTTACCCGTCTTATACCAAATGTGGACGTTTTCTCGTAGGAGTCCTTGCCGCTGAACTTGTCGGCAGCCTGAACCCGTTCATTGGGAACGAACAGCGTTTCCAATTGCAATTTATAAATATAGGCGCCCGTGGCAACAGCCTTACCCTGTTCGGACTGGATTCCGACATCGGTATTTGCCCATTCTACGTAGAAAATGACCTTACCCGACGAAGAAAGGTAATCGGCAGAGGCTACACTGTACTTGTTCGACACTCGGTTCACGTAGCTGCCCAGATTCGAATAGATGGGCATGTCGACCTTGACGCGCAAGCTGTCCCAAGCGGCGGGCTCGCCACCCACGGAGCCGCGGGGTACCGACATTTCGATTTTCCAGATAGCGCCCTGAATGCTTGTCGTGTCGATACCGTTTGCCACCACCTGGCCCTTGCTAATCATGTCCAGCTTGTGCGAATTGGGGTTCTGCACATACAGGCGCATGTTGTCCTTGAAGGGCACCTGGGAGCGCAAGACACCGCCCGAGTTGGACACATTCTGCAGCATGGTCACCTTGAACTTGACCTTCGGATTGCCGCTGCTGGTAATCGGAATCCACGGAGCATCTGTAGCAGGCATGTTGCCCAAGGCATCGCGCAGGGCACTCATTACCTTGGGCTGCAAGCGCACGAAGTCGCCTTCGCTTACGGCCAGCGGATTACCCTCTTCGTAAACAGCAACCATGCTCATCTTGTTAGATGCAATAGACAATGTCTGCACTGAATGCTTGAATACCGCCGTGTCATGGTCAGAAATCTTTTCGCGGTAATACACCAGCGAAGAATCCGCAACACTTACCGGTTCACTCAAGTCAATATCCAGCATATCGAACTTGTCGGACTTGGACGCATCAATGGAGGCCGCCACAATCACCGGGCCCACCAAGTCTTCGCCGAGCACCGAATTCATTTCGTAAGAGGCGCCGGAGCCCAAGTGCTGCGACACAAAGCCAGCGCCTTCCACGCTGCGGCCCTTCAGCGAGCCTTCGTAGGTGCCGCCAGTAATACCGTAGCTGAAGGGTTTAGCCAAATCGATTACCGCCGTCATGCCGTCGGCAGCGTAAGTCGGCACTGTGCCCGCCACCCAAAGCGTTTCAGGAGCCGTGAGGCCAAAGACAATCGAAATGCTATCGGGGTAATGCTTCTGGTCGATGGCGCGGGCGTATTCAATGTAAATGTGTTCGGCGTAGCTATCTTCGTTCAAGTCTGAAACAGACGCATAAGTCATAGGCACTGGAATCAGCTTGAGCGTAATCGGCAGCTTGGGCTGGCCACATCCGGCAGCCACCTCGTTGCCGTTTTTGTCCTTAATGACGCCGTTCGCAAGCAACTGTGCGAACATACCTTCGGTCACAACAGAGTTGCCGTTAGCGTCAAAGCCAACTTCGAATTCCCACAAGTTCATGGATTCGTTATAAATCTGCGTAAACTTGACTGCAGGTGCATCCACGGGCGAAGTACCGTTCACGGCAAACAGCTGCACCGGCCAGTCAGTACCCGGGCTAGAAATCGGTTCGCTGAACTGCATGTACACGCGGTCGCTCTTTGCAGTGTCGAGGCGTTCCAAGACAGCCACCGCCAACAGCGTCGGAGCCATGCCATCTTGATAGAAGTCAGTATGGCTTTCTACCGAGCCGTTCACGTTGGAATTCAGGGTAATGGAGCCGCTGGGATCCGTATTCTTGGCGGTATCCTTGATGTTCGCCTTTACTAAAAGTTCTCTGCCGACAAGGCTAATCACGTCGGTAGAGGTAATGGTGTCGTTACCGTAAACGAAGCTTACCGACTTAAACGACTGATTTTCCTGGTACTCGTTCGAAAGCGAAATCTTGATAGCGTCGGGCACATTGTCGCAGTCCGTATCAATCATCTTGGCGACATCGATAATCGGCCAAGGAGGCGGAGCTTCTACGACTAACTTCGCAGTCGCCATGATATAGTCGAACTGGTTAGATACAGGGCCCGTTGCAAACAACGTCGTAGTCAACGCTTCTTCGGAACTCACGTAGAAGGTCGCCTCGCCGTTCACCAGCTGAATATTGGTGATTGGAATTGTCGCCGTCATGGAACTCCAGAAATGAACGTTGCCGCTAGTGACGCCCAAATCGAGAGTGAGGTTCACCGTATCCATGGGTTCTGCCAAAGTATCCAGCAAGAACACGCGGACAGCGACCCTCTTGGGATTTGCCGGATCCGTCGTCTGGTACGTGCTGTAAACATTCTTGTCGAAAACGAGAATGCGCTTTTCGAGCGGAGTGGTAACGGTATCGATTTCTACGTTGCTACGCACCACGGCACAGGCGCAGTCGTACTTGTTGGCACCCGTATAATCGGACTTGCCCGCCGCATGGTTGTGCCAGCTCACCCATTCCATGTAGTTGTTGCCATAGGCGAGCGTCGTGTCTTTACCGAACACAAAGGAATCGGTACGGAGTCCGTTATCGTAGCTAAAGTTCTGCTTTGTGCCGTTCATTTCAAGGTCATCCAGATTACCCGTCGGAGTCACCTTACTGTAGCCCTTATAAGTCGTCTTGTACTCTTCCCTTTCTACAGAGTAGTACGGGCTCTTGAAGGGTTCCTCGAAATTGAGCGAAACCGTACGATGCACCTGCGGGCCGCTTTCAGGAGTGTCTTCCGGACTATACCCAAATATATGCTTGCCATGGTAATAAACCGGAATGTAAGGGTTTTCCACAAAAGCAGGGAGCGTATCTCCGTTCGGGAACACCTCAAGTTGATCCGTTTCAGAGCCAATAAAGTACGGAGCTTTCGTCAGGTCTACTCCTTCGAACATTTCTGGATCGCTTGCATCCAAATGCGGTCTAAGAGACCAGCCGTTGCCGCTCAGGTCGCCAAAGGAAAATCCATAGTCCCACCTAATCTGGAAAATGATTCGCCCTGAAACATAAAGTTTTTCTTTAATTGTCATGGGCAAATAATACTGTCCGCTAGCATCGGCCTTTTGTTGTCCAAATACAACTAGCGGCGAGTTCCAATCCTCCTGATGCATATCCTTGCCTTTTCCATCAAAAACATGCCTTATGTAGCTAACAGGTGTTCCTGGAACTACATTCGTGTCCAAATACAGGCGAAGTTCAAAGTCCTCAAACTCAAGCGTATCATTATTGTCGATTTCAACAATAAACTCTCTACATTTTTCCCAGCCCATCGCAAGTGTGCATTCAGCTGAATCCTGATAAGCGCTCGGCTTAATCGTAATTACAAGATCCACATACGAGGCTTCGCTTTCGGTAGTAAAGCTGTAGCCCGCGCCGCCGTTATCTTCTGGCGGAGACATTCCCGAAGACACCGTAAAGTAATATGTGGTTCCCGCTTTGAGATTTGTGAGATTTACCTCATGGAACAGCACAGCACCATCAGTCGATGTTTGGGATTCACTCAATGCCGACATCGATGTTCCATATTTCACCACGCCATTAGAGCGGATATCGGTCCACCAGTAAATCTTGGCGCTGCGATTATCTACTTGGCAAATGGTAACGCCACTAATTTTAGGTTTCACATCGGTCATGGTAAACTGGTACCATTGGCCATGATTATCGTCAGAGGAAATATTGTGCTTAGTATCCATGCCCTCCAAGAAGAAGTAATAGGTCTGCCCCATTTCCAAGCCTTCGAGGGTAACTTCACCACCCTTAGACGCCTTGGCTTGTTGCACCGACTTGGCACCCATCTTTTCTGGAGTCGTATTGTAGAAGACCGTCACAAGCGCCATTTCATCGGTATCCCAGCTTACAACTGCAGAAGTTTCTGTAATTGGGGTTCCCTGAACATTGCTAAACAAGGGGCCATCGTTATCGGGCGGCAAAAATTCAGCAAGACGCTGAACAGGTATCAAAAGCTGTGCCGAGAAGTCAATACAAGTTTCCGTTTTAGTATAATCTTCCCAGTAATCTTCCAAGGTCATATCGGG
This region includes:
- a CDS encoding glycoside hydrolase family 9 protein produces the protein MRNVLKLMALLALFAVDFAMADRLPDIDRTDKVHDRRYLDSINVNARRAIRVNQVGFRPQDPKFAYVADPTDTKFKVIDANSGAEALSGTLSLIDENVIKPNMWVYGGYNSIKVMYHMGNRENSKETEKLYRADFSSLSPSTPGQYFIVVGNDTSATFDINPYVFNAILENALKFFGIQRCGNTKSHFHAPCHLKDGSAIGHDLTGGWHDCGDHFKPSETLGYVAYALITTYLVYKDKAEDRYGESYDDTVIVDGVPDILWEAKIGADYIFKLYKASKADGLIEKHDMWHTVGSILDHDFWDQPERQDAQAYEHGGPDRDVSDTVGSYAGSFAATLAYFSAAWKVYDPIYADSLLEAAKDIYKNVALYHSPLGTGYKSSHIPQDLYKGGDSEFNMNDDLAAGALALWYATKDTSYQFDLYKDLKIHDNRVNYGNNNEPGDAGAFFRGGFLGVISGFYPGGWMTDYENVHTYVLFSFLKLILANKDTALTYNVGELERDTLIQRATNALRRATADGTKGNKVIWDNRWGTIHAVPPYDILYPTAWGLNRYNMGAANAVFMLSEVLPEGPEKQAYFNLALENIYYTLGANPWDISFLMGAGDKNQNHPHNRTSNPDGYDAGGKPYKYRCPRGALMGGYFPDMTLEDYWEDYTKTETCIDFSAQLLIPVQRLAEFLPPDNDGPLFSNVQGTPITETSAVVSWDTDEMALVTVFYNTTPEKMGAKSVQQAKASKGGEVTLEGLEMGQTYYFFLEGMDTKHNISSDDNHGQWYQFTMTDVKPKISGVTICQVDNRSAKIYWWTDIRSNGVVKYGTSMSALSESQTSTDGAVLFHEVNLTNLKAGTTYYFTVSSGMSPPEDNGGAGYSFTTESEASYVDLVITIKPSAYQDSAECTLAMGWEKCREFIVEIDNNDTLEFEDFELRLYLDTNVVPGTPVSYIRHVFDGKGKDMHQEDWNSPLVVFGQQKADASGQYYLPMTIKEKLYVSGRIIFQIRWDYGFSFGDLSGNGWSLRPHLDASDPEMFEGVDLTKAPYFIGSETDQLEVFPNGDTLPAFVENPYIPVYYHGKHIFGYSPEDTPESGPQVHRTVSLNFEEPFKSPYYSVEREEYKTTYKGYSKVTPTGNLDDLEMNGTKQNFSYDNGLRTDSFVFGKDTTLAYGNNYMEWVSWHNHAAGKSDYTGANKYDCACAVVRSNVEIDTVTTPLEKRILVFDKNVYSTYQTTDPANPKRVAVRVFLLDTLAEPMDTVNLTLDLGVTSGNVHFWSSMTATIPITNIQLVNGEATFYVSSEEALTTTLFATGPVSNQFDYIMATAKLVVEAPPPWPIIDVAKMIDTDCDNVPDAIKISLSNEYQENQSFKSVSFVYGNDTITSTDVISLVGRELLVKANIKDTAKNTDPSGSITLNSNVNGSVESHTDFYQDGMAPTLLAVAVLERLDTAKSDRVYMQFSEPISSPGTDWPVQLFAVNGTSPVDAPAVKFTQIYNESMNLWEFEVGFDANGNSVVTEGMFAQLLANGVIKDKNGNEVAAGCGQPKLPITLKLIPVPMTYASVSDLNEDSYAEHIYIEYARAIDQKHYPDSISIVFGLTAPETLWVAGTVPTYAADGMTAVIDLAKPFSYGITGGTYEGSLKGRSVEGAGFVSQHLGSGASYEMNSVLGEDLVGPVIVAASIDASKSDKFDMLDIDLSEPVSVADSSLVYYREKISDHDTAVFKHSVQTLSIASNKMSMVAVYEEGNPLAVSEGDFVRLQPKVMSALRDALGNMPATDAPWIPITSSGNPKVKFKVTMLQNVSNSGGVLRSQVPFKDNMRLYVQNPNSHKLDMISKGQVVANGIDTTSIQGAIWKIEMSVPRGSVGGEPAAWDSLRVKVDMPIYSNLGSYVNRVSNKYSVASADYLSSSGKVIFYVEWANTDVGIQSEQGKAVATGAYIYKLQLETLFVPNERVQAADKFSGKDSYEKTSTFGIRRVK